A region of Vigna radiata var. radiata cultivar VC1973A chromosome 10, Vradiata_ver6, whole genome shotgun sequence DNA encodes the following proteins:
- the LOC106775943 gene encoding YTH domain-containing family protein 2 isoform X1, with protein sequence MEVYDISETRNHDAHMIEGTDLNSHFSSPNLGRTEVMANEGTPEFYVDQNMYYPTSNNYGYYCTGFETPGEWEDHHRIFGVDGPNVQYAGAQNESLPYVYYSYGYAQSPYNPYNPYIPGAMIGTDGSFGGGQHYYTLPNYQNPVSASGYIPIIPPDTFYDSSADSFFGASASVSKPDGRGLKHKFNSASGNFSRNSSKFLSNQTSSLARVSEGPRGNDVRKQDLTHASVSGSSFLNLASPAVHQSAVAKLRPKLHPGKVPSGGNGSSDILGEQNRGPRVGRSKNQLSLKAYTTVTGDGNEQGNIVIYTDQYNKEDFSLDYENAKFFVIKSYSEDDVHKSIKYNVWSSTPHGNKKLESAYEDAQKIAAEKSGVCPIFLFFSVNASGQFCGVAEMVGTVDFNKNMDFWQQDKWSGSFPVKWHFIKDVPNPNFRHIILVNNENKPVTNSRDTQEIVYLKGLEMLKIFKNHTLKTSLLDDFIYYESRQKIMLDEKAKLLGKNFDSPIFAPVLEAPQKLNFTSTGNYEKNLKPQDDSDGLKQIPVSSLEQIPSNSSGTSIKPVDEKADKTVAKDISSILKIGSVTIAPKQVEAKQSISIDNKEPVDVLTVGSMQVKVNGFGSSSGFLKVGSIPLDGRALQPGKGDTSVKTRSQR encoded by the exons ATGGAAGTGTATGATATTTCTGAAACTAGAAACCATGATGCACATATG ATTGAAGGTACTGATTTAAATTCACACTTCTCAAGCCCAAATCTTGGACGAACTGAGGTGATGGCTAACGAAGGAACCCCTGAGTTTTATGTTGATCAGAACATGTATTACCCTACTTCCAACAATTATGGGTATTACTGTACAG GTTTTGAAACACCCGGGGAATGGGAGGACCACCATAGGATTTTTGGTGTAGATGGTCCCAATGTTCAGTACGCG GGTGCACAAAATGAAAGTTTGCCGTATGTATATTATAGCTATGGATATGCACAGTCTCCATACAATCCATATAATCCTTATATTCCTGGTGCTATGATTGGAACTGATGGCTCATTTGGAGGAGGACAACATTATTACACCCTCCCCAATTATCAGAACCCAGTTTCTGCCTCTGGTTATATTCCCATTATTCCGCCAGACACTTTTTATGATAGTTCTGCAGATTCCTTTTTTGGAGCCAGTGCTTCTGTCAGTAAACCTGATGGAAGAGGTTTGAAACATAAGTTCAATTCAGCTTCTGGTAACTTTTCTAGGAACTCTTCAAAATTTTTATCAAATCAGACAAGTTCCTTGGCCAGGGTGTCAGAAGGGCCGAGGGGTAATGATGTGAGGAAGCAAGATTTAACACATGCAAGTGTGTCCGGTAGTAGTTTTCTCAATTTAGCTTCACCAGCTGTTCATCAG TCTGCAGTTGCTAAACTTAGGCCGAAGCTTCACCCAGGCAAAGTTCCAAGTGGTGGAAATGGAAGCTCTGACATATTGGGTGAGCAAAATCGGGGCCCTAGAGTTGGAAGATCAAAAAACCAATTGTCTTTGAAAGCCTATACAACGGTGACAGGAGATGGTAATGAGCAGGGGAACATTGTCATTTATACTGATCAATACAACAAGGAAGATTTTTCTCTTGACTATGAAAATGCAaagttttttgttataaaatctTACAGTGAGGATGATGTGCACAAAAGCATTAAATATAATGTGTGGTCATCAACACCTCATGGAAATAAGAAGCTGGAGAGTGCTTATGAGGATGCACAGAAAATAGCAGCTGAAAAGTCTGGAGTCTGCCccatctttctatttttttct GTCAATGCAAGTGGGCAGTTCTGCGGGGTTGCAGAGATGGTTGGTACAGTGGATTTTAATAAGAATATGGACTTTTGGCAGCAAGACAAATGGAGTGGAAGCTTTCCTGTAAAGTGGCACTTCATTAAAGATGTACCAAATCCAAATTTTAGGCACATTATACTGGTGAACAATGAAAATAAGCCAGTAACTAACAGTAGAGACACACAAGAG ATAGTGTATTTGAAAGGTTTGGAAATGctgaaaatattcaaaaatcaCACATTGAAGACATCTTTACTTGATGACTTTATCTACTATGAAAGCCGACAAAAGATCATGCTGGATGAGAAAGCCAAGTTGCTTGGCAAGAACTTTGATAGTCCAATATTTGCACCTGTATTGGAAGCTCCCCAAAAGCTGAATTTTACGTCAACTGGTAATTATGAGAAGAATTTGAAGCCCCAGGATGATTCGGATGGCTTAAAACAGATTCCAGTTTCAAGTCTTGAGCAGATTCCTAGTAATTCTAGTGGTACTAGCATCAAGCCTGTGGATGAGAAAGCTGATAAAACTGTTGCTAAAGATATTTCTTCTATCTTAAAGATTGGTTCAGTCACTATTGCTCCCAAACAGGTTGAGGCTAAACAATCCATCAGCATTGATAATAAAGAACCAGTTGATGTCCTTACAGTAGGCTCGATGCAGGTCAAAGTCAATGGGTTTGGTTCATCATCTGGATTCTTGAAGGTTGGCAGCATCCCACTTGATGGAAGAGCATTGCAACCGGGAAAAGGAGATACTTCCGTTAAAACCAGATCACAACGGTAA
- the LOC106775943 gene encoding YTH domain-containing family protein 2 isoform X2 encodes MMHICPNLGRTEVMANEGTPEFYVDQNMYYPTSNNYGYYCTGFETPGEWEDHHRIFGVDGPNVQYAGAQNESLPYVYYSYGYAQSPYNPYNPYIPGAMIGTDGSFGGGQHYYTLPNYQNPVSASGYIPIIPPDTFYDSSADSFFGASASVSKPDGRGLKHKFNSASGNFSRNSSKFLSNQTSSLARVSEGPRGNDVRKQDLTHASVSGSSFLNLASPAVHQSAVAKLRPKLHPGKVPSGGNGSSDILGEQNRGPRVGRSKNQLSLKAYTTVTGDGNEQGNIVIYTDQYNKEDFSLDYENAKFFVIKSYSEDDVHKSIKYNVWSSTPHGNKKLESAYEDAQKIAAEKSGVCPIFLFFSVNASGQFCGVAEMVGTVDFNKNMDFWQQDKWSGSFPVKWHFIKDVPNPNFRHIILVNNENKPVTNSRDTQEIVYLKGLEMLKIFKNHTLKTSLLDDFIYYESRQKIMLDEKAKLLGKNFDSPIFAPVLEAPQKLNFTSTGNYEKNLKPQDDSDGLKQIPVSSLEQIPSNSSGTSIKPVDEKADKTVAKDISSILKIGSVTIAPKQVEAKQSISIDNKEPVDVLTVGSMQVKVNGFGSSSGFLKVGSIPLDGRALQPGKGDTSVKTRSQR; translated from the exons ATGATGCACATATG CCCAAATCTTGGACGAACTGAGGTGATGGCTAACGAAGGAACCCCTGAGTTTTATGTTGATCAGAACATGTATTACCCTACTTCCAACAATTATGGGTATTACTGTACAG GTTTTGAAACACCCGGGGAATGGGAGGACCACCATAGGATTTTTGGTGTAGATGGTCCCAATGTTCAGTACGCG GGTGCACAAAATGAAAGTTTGCCGTATGTATATTATAGCTATGGATATGCACAGTCTCCATACAATCCATATAATCCTTATATTCCTGGTGCTATGATTGGAACTGATGGCTCATTTGGAGGAGGACAACATTATTACACCCTCCCCAATTATCAGAACCCAGTTTCTGCCTCTGGTTATATTCCCATTATTCCGCCAGACACTTTTTATGATAGTTCTGCAGATTCCTTTTTTGGAGCCAGTGCTTCTGTCAGTAAACCTGATGGAAGAGGTTTGAAACATAAGTTCAATTCAGCTTCTGGTAACTTTTCTAGGAACTCTTCAAAATTTTTATCAAATCAGACAAGTTCCTTGGCCAGGGTGTCAGAAGGGCCGAGGGGTAATGATGTGAGGAAGCAAGATTTAACACATGCAAGTGTGTCCGGTAGTAGTTTTCTCAATTTAGCTTCACCAGCTGTTCATCAG TCTGCAGTTGCTAAACTTAGGCCGAAGCTTCACCCAGGCAAAGTTCCAAGTGGTGGAAATGGAAGCTCTGACATATTGGGTGAGCAAAATCGGGGCCCTAGAGTTGGAAGATCAAAAAACCAATTGTCTTTGAAAGCCTATACAACGGTGACAGGAGATGGTAATGAGCAGGGGAACATTGTCATTTATACTGATCAATACAACAAGGAAGATTTTTCTCTTGACTATGAAAATGCAaagttttttgttataaaatctTACAGTGAGGATGATGTGCACAAAAGCATTAAATATAATGTGTGGTCATCAACACCTCATGGAAATAAGAAGCTGGAGAGTGCTTATGAGGATGCACAGAAAATAGCAGCTGAAAAGTCTGGAGTCTGCCccatctttctatttttttct GTCAATGCAAGTGGGCAGTTCTGCGGGGTTGCAGAGATGGTTGGTACAGTGGATTTTAATAAGAATATGGACTTTTGGCAGCAAGACAAATGGAGTGGAAGCTTTCCTGTAAAGTGGCACTTCATTAAAGATGTACCAAATCCAAATTTTAGGCACATTATACTGGTGAACAATGAAAATAAGCCAGTAACTAACAGTAGAGACACACAAGAG ATAGTGTATTTGAAAGGTTTGGAAATGctgaaaatattcaaaaatcaCACATTGAAGACATCTTTACTTGATGACTTTATCTACTATGAAAGCCGACAAAAGATCATGCTGGATGAGAAAGCCAAGTTGCTTGGCAAGAACTTTGATAGTCCAATATTTGCACCTGTATTGGAAGCTCCCCAAAAGCTGAATTTTACGTCAACTGGTAATTATGAGAAGAATTTGAAGCCCCAGGATGATTCGGATGGCTTAAAACAGATTCCAGTTTCAAGTCTTGAGCAGATTCCTAGTAATTCTAGTGGTACTAGCATCAAGCCTGTGGATGAGAAAGCTGATAAAACTGTTGCTAAAGATATTTCTTCTATCTTAAAGATTGGTTCAGTCACTATTGCTCCCAAACAGGTTGAGGCTAAACAATCCATCAGCATTGATAATAAAGAACCAGTTGATGTCCTTACAGTAGGCTCGATGCAGGTCAAAGTCAATGGGTTTGGTTCATCATCTGGATTCTTGAAGGTTGGCAGCATCCCACTTGATGGAAGAGCATTGCAACCGGGAAAAGGAGATACTTCCGTTAAAACCAGATCACAACGGTAA
- the LOC106775943 gene encoding YTH domain-containing family protein 2 isoform X3 has translation MANEGTPEFYVDQNMYYPTSNNYGYYCTGFETPGEWEDHHRIFGVDGPNVQYAGAQNESLPYVYYSYGYAQSPYNPYNPYIPGAMIGTDGSFGGGQHYYTLPNYQNPVSASGYIPIIPPDTFYDSSADSFFGASASVSKPDGRGLKHKFNSASGNFSRNSSKFLSNQTSSLARVSEGPRGNDVRKQDLTHASVSGSSFLNLASPAVHQSAVAKLRPKLHPGKVPSGGNGSSDILGEQNRGPRVGRSKNQLSLKAYTTVTGDGNEQGNIVIYTDQYNKEDFSLDYENAKFFVIKSYSEDDVHKSIKYNVWSSTPHGNKKLESAYEDAQKIAAEKSGVCPIFLFFSVNASGQFCGVAEMVGTVDFNKNMDFWQQDKWSGSFPVKWHFIKDVPNPNFRHIILVNNENKPVTNSRDTQEIVYLKGLEMLKIFKNHTLKTSLLDDFIYYESRQKIMLDEKAKLLGKNFDSPIFAPVLEAPQKLNFTSTGNYEKNLKPQDDSDGLKQIPVSSLEQIPSNSSGTSIKPVDEKADKTVAKDISSILKIGSVTIAPKQVEAKQSISIDNKEPVDVLTVGSMQVKVNGFGSSSGFLKVGSIPLDGRALQPGKGDTSVKTRSQR, from the exons ATGGCTAACGAAGGAACCCCTGAGTTTTATGTTGATCAGAACATGTATTACCCTACTTCCAACAATTATGGGTATTACTGTACAG GTTTTGAAACACCCGGGGAATGGGAGGACCACCATAGGATTTTTGGTGTAGATGGTCCCAATGTTCAGTACGCG GGTGCACAAAATGAAAGTTTGCCGTATGTATATTATAGCTATGGATATGCACAGTCTCCATACAATCCATATAATCCTTATATTCCTGGTGCTATGATTGGAACTGATGGCTCATTTGGAGGAGGACAACATTATTACACCCTCCCCAATTATCAGAACCCAGTTTCTGCCTCTGGTTATATTCCCATTATTCCGCCAGACACTTTTTATGATAGTTCTGCAGATTCCTTTTTTGGAGCCAGTGCTTCTGTCAGTAAACCTGATGGAAGAGGTTTGAAACATAAGTTCAATTCAGCTTCTGGTAACTTTTCTAGGAACTCTTCAAAATTTTTATCAAATCAGACAAGTTCCTTGGCCAGGGTGTCAGAAGGGCCGAGGGGTAATGATGTGAGGAAGCAAGATTTAACACATGCAAGTGTGTCCGGTAGTAGTTTTCTCAATTTAGCTTCACCAGCTGTTCATCAG TCTGCAGTTGCTAAACTTAGGCCGAAGCTTCACCCAGGCAAAGTTCCAAGTGGTGGAAATGGAAGCTCTGACATATTGGGTGAGCAAAATCGGGGCCCTAGAGTTGGAAGATCAAAAAACCAATTGTCTTTGAAAGCCTATACAACGGTGACAGGAGATGGTAATGAGCAGGGGAACATTGTCATTTATACTGATCAATACAACAAGGAAGATTTTTCTCTTGACTATGAAAATGCAaagttttttgttataaaatctTACAGTGAGGATGATGTGCACAAAAGCATTAAATATAATGTGTGGTCATCAACACCTCATGGAAATAAGAAGCTGGAGAGTGCTTATGAGGATGCACAGAAAATAGCAGCTGAAAAGTCTGGAGTCTGCCccatctttctatttttttct GTCAATGCAAGTGGGCAGTTCTGCGGGGTTGCAGAGATGGTTGGTACAGTGGATTTTAATAAGAATATGGACTTTTGGCAGCAAGACAAATGGAGTGGAAGCTTTCCTGTAAAGTGGCACTTCATTAAAGATGTACCAAATCCAAATTTTAGGCACATTATACTGGTGAACAATGAAAATAAGCCAGTAACTAACAGTAGAGACACACAAGAG ATAGTGTATTTGAAAGGTTTGGAAATGctgaaaatattcaaaaatcaCACATTGAAGACATCTTTACTTGATGACTTTATCTACTATGAAAGCCGACAAAAGATCATGCTGGATGAGAAAGCCAAGTTGCTTGGCAAGAACTTTGATAGTCCAATATTTGCACCTGTATTGGAAGCTCCCCAAAAGCTGAATTTTACGTCAACTGGTAATTATGAGAAGAATTTGAAGCCCCAGGATGATTCGGATGGCTTAAAACAGATTCCAGTTTCAAGTCTTGAGCAGATTCCTAGTAATTCTAGTGGTACTAGCATCAAGCCTGTGGATGAGAAAGCTGATAAAACTGTTGCTAAAGATATTTCTTCTATCTTAAAGATTGGTTCAGTCACTATTGCTCCCAAACAGGTTGAGGCTAAACAATCCATCAGCATTGATAATAAAGAACCAGTTGATGTCCTTACAGTAGGCTCGATGCAGGTCAAAGTCAATGGGTTTGGTTCATCATCTGGATTCTTGAAGGTTGGCAGCATCCCACTTGATGGAAGAGCATTGCAACCGGGAAAAGGAGATACTTCCGTTAAAACCAGATCACAACGGTAA